Within Hydrogenophaga sp. PAMC20947, the genomic segment TGGTTCGACCCCACGATCAACCTTCGAGACTGCCTTAAGAAGAAGACTCATCAGACTCTGGCGAAGCTTCTTCGGAGTCTGGTTTGGCCGAGTTGGTGACGAACCACCGTGAGCCCCAGATGCCCAGCTCATACAACAGGCACATGGGCACGGCCAAAGCAAGCTGGGAGATCACATCGGGTGGCGTCACCACCGCTGAAATCACGAAGGCAACCACAATGAAATAGCCTCGAAACTCCTTGAGCTTCTGCACCGAGACCATGTTCATCTTAACGAGCAACACCACCACAATCGGGACCTGGAATGCCAGGCCGAAAGCCAGATAAAGCGACAGGATCGCCTCTACGTACGAAGCGATGTCGGGGGTTGCCGCCACACTCTTTGGCGTGAACTGTTGAATGAAGCCAAACATCTTGTCCAGCACAAAGAACTGGACAAATGCAATGCCTGTGTAGGCCAGCAAGCTGCCCAACACAATCAGCGGAATGGCAAAACGCTTTTCGTGGCCGTAAAGCCCTGGTGCAACGAAAGCCCAGATCTGGTACATCCACCACGGCAACGACATCACCAAGGCAGTCATCCCCAAGACTTTCAATGGAATGAAGAAGGGTGTAAAAACACCCACAGCGATCAGTTTGGCATCCGGTGGCATGTGGGCCCGAATCGGAACAGCAATCC encodes:
- the tatC gene encoding twin-arginine translocase subunit TatC; translated protein: MTDTSNSNDELAGTEQPFVQHLMELRNRLMLGLAGLGLCMAALAFWPGPSGLIDWIAVPIRAHMPPDAKLIAVGVFTPFFIPLKVLGMTALVMSLPWWMYQIWAFVAPGLYGHEKRFAIPLIVLGSLLAYTGIAFVQFFVLDKMFGFIQQFTPKSVAATPDIASYVEAILSLYLAFGLAFQVPIVVVLLVKMNMVSVQKLKEFRGYFIVVAFVISAVVTPPDVISQLALAVPMCLLYELGIWGSRWFVTNSAKPDSEEASPESDESSS